The Erwinia sorbitola nucleotide sequence CCTCACCATTATTAAATTCACTACGTTGGTATGCCAATAAAAATGATGGGATTTAGTCTTTTCCCATGCCAGTTTTTTATCGACTTTATTTATTTATTATTAGTGGTGACGGTTTCCCACTTTTTTCCATTAGATGCGAAAACATGTGTTAAAGCAGATTAACCCTGTTAGCGCACTCAGTCGCTGGAGTGAGATGCATGAGTACGGGTAATGTTGTTTGCCCTCGTTGTAATGAAAACAGTAGGATTCGTCGTAACGGGCGTTCTACGTCAGGAATGCAACGCTATCGTTGCCAGCTGTGCCTGAAAACCTTTCAACTTGATTTCTACTACCTGGGTTCCTGTCCGGATGTTCGCCAAACTATCCTTGAGATGACGAAGGGCGGATCAGAGTATAAAGATACCGCCCGAACGCTGGGTATCAGCCTGAAAACGGTGATACGGCAGTTAAAAAATTCCCGCTACAAAGTCAACTAATGTGACTGAAACCACCTTCGGCGTACTGTTAAAGGCCGTTGTTAGATGTACTGGTTATCGCGTTAGCTGCCAGCCTTTTTTCTGCCACAGTGCGGGGAGCTGCGCCATGTCGTTAAACACGGTGACCAGTGGATGGTCGATGGCTGGATTATGTTCATCAGCACAATAATAGAAAACCGGGATCCCGGCAGCGATGCCTGCCTTTGCACCGGCTTCTGAATCATCGATCAAAATACAGCGCTCAATCGGAACATTCATTTGCCGTGCAGCGTGATACATCAGTTCAGGATCGGGCTTCCAGCGCCCAATATCGTAGCCGCTGTACAGATGCTCCCCGAAAAACGACAGCATACCGGTCAGGCCGAGTGAGTGTTGCATTTTGGGTACTGTTCCGTTTGAGACGACGCACGCCGGTACGGTGATCTGCTCCAGCAGCGCCTTTGCGCCAGCGATAGGTTTCAGTTCGAGGTCGAACAGGCGCGCCACTTCCTTACGATAGGCTGGCTCCAGAATTTCCACAGGTATTGAAAGCTGATATTGAGCACTGACATCACTGATGATGTCGTACAGCTTCACGCCTTTATATTTTTCAAACATCTCCTGAAGCGATAACGTGGCGCCAAACTGTGCGAAGGTGTTGACGTAAGCCTGAGTACAGAGCATTTCGCTGTCTACCAGCGTTCCGTCACAATCGAAAAAAATGCATTCCACTGACATCCTGCTTCCTTATGTGCTGATGGGCTGATATTTCATACTAGCCTGAAATGTGGATGAATTTCGATCATTGATAGTACAAAGGCCTGGTGGCTACGCTGTGGCTGTGAGTTTTTCACCACTATAATCCCCCCTCAAGGCAGTATCGCCTCCCTCACCATGAATCATTTATTCCTCTTTAAGGTTAGTCTAATGAATAGCTGATTATCACTAAGGTAAGTTATGTCAATTACTGTTAATGGTTGTGATCAGGCGGTAAAAATAGCGCAATCGGTTGCGAAAAAAACGGTGATTGGCATCCCAAAATATGAATTTTGGGGTAGGATAGCGGCCGACAACTTTTTCTCCGTTCTGGAAACACATAATGACGAAGCACGGTCTTTTACAGCGGATTTTTAAATTAGAGGAACATGGCACCACCGTTCGTACAGAGGTGATTGCCGGTTTCACCACTTTTCTGACGATGGTGTATATCGTTTTTGTTAACCCGCAGATTCTGGGCGAGGCACATATGGATACTCAGGCGGTCTTTGTCACCACCTGTCTGATTGCCGCGTTCGGCAGTATCCTGATGGGACTGGTCGCAAACCTGCCGGTTGCTCTGGCACCAGCAATGGGCCTGAATGCGTTCTTCGCTTTCGTGGTCGTCGGTGCCATGGGCATCTCATGGCAGATCGGGATGGGTGCAATCTTTTGGGGTGCTGTTGGCCTGTTGTTACTGACCATCTTCCGCGTGCGTTACTGGATGATTGCCAATATTCCGCTCAGTCTGCGCGTAGGTATTACCGCCGGTATTGGCCTGTTTATCGCCATGATGGGGCTGAAAAATGCCGGTATCATCGTGGCAAACGAAGCAACGCTGGTTTCGGTAGGGAATCTGACTTCGCACAGCGTACTGCTTGGGGCGCTGGGTTTCTTCATTATCGCTATTCTCGCATCGCGTAATATCCACGCGGCGGTTCTGGTATCGATCGTAGTGACGACGGGCATTGGCCTGGCTATTGGGGATGTGAAATTCACTGGCATCTTCTCGACACCGCCATCGGTGGCCCCGGTACTGGGCCAGGTAAACCTGAAGGACTCCCTGAATATCGGCATGGCCGGTATCATCTTCTCATTTATGCTGGTAAACCTGTTTGACTCCTCCGGTACGCTGATTGGGGTAACGGATAAAGCTGGTCTGGCTGATGAGAACGGCAAGTTCCCGCGTATGAAGCAGGCACTCTACGTTGACAGTATCAGCTCGGTTGCCGGTTCATTTATTGGTACCTCATCGGTAACCGCTTATATCGAAAGCTCGTCCGGTGTTTCCGTTGGCGGACGTACTGGTTTAATGGCGGTGGTAACAGGCCTGCTGTTCCTGTTGGTGATGTTCCTGTCGCCGCTGGCGGGTATGGTGCCTGCATATGCGGCTGCCGGTGCGCTGATCTATGTGGGTGTGCTGATGACCTCAAGTCTGGCACGCGTGAAGTGGGACGACCTGACCGAAGCAGTTCCGGCATTTGTCACCGCCGCGATGATGCCATTCAGCTTCTCGATCACCGAAGGTATCGCGCTGGGCTTTATCGCGTATTGTGTGATGAAGCTGGGCACTGGCCGCTGGCGCGAAATCAGCCCATGTGTGGTGGTGGTTGCACTGCTATTTGTGCTGAAAATTGCTTTTGTAGACGGGCACTAATCAGGCTGACGGATGGCGCATATGCGCCATCCTTATTCAGACATGATGGAGCTGCTTTTCGACAGGAAGGCTGGTCAGACGCAATGTGCGCTGCCCCAGATTATGAGCGTAGACATTAAAATCCCCCAACGACTTCCAGTCCGTTCCCCCGATATATTCCCACAGACTTAATTTCTCAGTGCCGGGCGACAGCGCACATGACCACACCAGCAGCGACTCTACGTCACACAGTGCCTGAATCTGAGGACAGGTGGTGGAACGAAGCCGTCCGGAAGCCGGGTGTAAGCGTAGTGAGTCCCTGGCTTCGTGCCCTTCGCCAGTGAGCTTGAGAATACTCTGCCGCAGCGTCCAGAGCTGTGTAGAGGCCTCTATCGCATCGTTCTGGGCATTGATCCACGCCTTTTCTCCCGATGAGAGGCATTCAAAATAGTGTTCTATCGTCTGACGGCTATGGGCGCGAACGATCTCCATATCCAGTCCCGCGCGCCCCCCTTCTTCCGCTAATACCACGCCGACCATATTTCCGGCGTAAGCAAAGTTAAAATCGGGAAGATCGGGGTCAGAAAAACGAGGACGGCCGCTGGCGGAGATAATCATTTCAGGAAGCACAGGGATGCCATATACGCGGCACATCAGCTCTGCAAGCAGGCTGCGGGCTGCCAGAAAGCGCACGCGGCGTTTGTCAGAAAATCCGTAGGCCTGGTCAACTATCTGCTGCGGAAGTCGATGTGTCGGGGTTTTGGTTTGGGCGAGTGCCCAACGTGCAAAATGACTTGCCATCTGTCGCTCCGTGAAAATGGTCGGGTAATCATCATTGTCATTGTAAGAATATTCTTATCAAATTTCACCTGGGATTCCATTCACAGGTGGGTTTTCAGACTATTGTCACTGTTTATCAGGTGATTTCTGGTGCATTAGAGCTATACCCGTCATCCTTCGGGCCGCAGGATCGTTGGCTCTCCTCGCGCACCCCGGTCACTTACTCATGTAAGCTCCCGGGGATTCGCTGCGTGGCCGCCTGCCTGCAACCCGAATTATTTAGGGTATAGATTGCGTCATCCTTCGGGCAGCAGGTTACTGATTTAAGCTCCCGGGGATTTGCTGCGTTAAGACGCCAGTTAAATCGAATTTATTACTTACCAATACAGAAGCTGGAGAAAATACGCCCTAACAGATCATCCGAACTGAACTCTCCGGTGATTTCACTGAGCGCCTGCTGTGCAAGACGCAGCTCCTCGGCTAAAAGCTCACCCGCCCAGGCTCCTAAAAGCTGCTCTTTTCCCTGCTGTAAGTGAGTGGCTGCTAACTCCAGGGCGAGAAGATGACGGCGGCGCGCCAGGAAGCCTCCCTCCATATTGCCTGAAAAGCCCATACTCTGTTTCAGGTGGTCGCGCAGGGCATCAATTCCTTCACCTGTACGGGCCGAAAGACGAATAAGTGAGTGACCATTTACTTCTTCGATACCCAGCTCTTCGCCAGTCATATCGGCTTTATTGCGCACTACAGTAATCGGTAACGTTGCTGGCAGACGTGCGATAAAGTCTGGCCAGATCTCAGCAGGTTCGGTCGCACCGGTGGTGGTACCGTCAACCATAAACAGTACACGATCGGCCTTTTCAATCTCATTCCACGCACGTTCGATGCCAATACGCTCAACTTCGTCGCTGGCATCGCGCAGCCCTGCAGTATCAATGATATGTAACGGCATGCCATCAAGATGAATATGTTCGCGCAGAACATCGCGGGTGGTTCCGGCAATATCGGTCACAATTGCTGCCTCACGCCCGGCCAGCGCATTCAGCAGGCTCGATTTACCAGCATTTGGCCGCCCGGCAATCACCACTTTCATCCCTTCGCGCAGCAGGCTGCCCTGGCGTGCTTCAGCACGTACTTCCTCCAGGTCGCTGATGACCTCATGTAGCTGGGCTTCGATTTTACCGTCAGAGAGGAAGTCGATCTCCTCGTCCGGGAAGTCAATTGCCGCTTCCACATAGATCCGCAGGTGAGTGAGCGCTTCCACAAGATGGTTAACGCGGGCTGAAAATACGCCCTGTAACGAGTTAACTGCGGAACGGGCTGCCTGCTCAGAGCTGGCATCAATCAGGTCGGCGATAGCTTCTGCCTGTGCCAGATCCAGTTTGTCATTGAGGAAGGCTCGCTCGGAGAACTCGCCCGGGTTAGCAATACGCAGCCCGGGCTGTGCCACAATGCGTTTCAGCAGCAGGTCGAGGATAACCGGGCCGCCGTGGCCCTGAAGTTCAAGTACGTCCTCGCCAGTAAATGAGTTGGGACCGGGGAACCACAGCGCGATACCCTGATCGAGGGTGCTACCGTCTGCGTCACGGAACGGCAGGTAATCGGCGTAGCGTGGCTTAGGCACTTTTCCCAGCACTAACTGCGCGACGTCGGCGGCTTTGCTGCCGGAAATACGCAGAATGCCGACGCCGCCGCGGCCCGGCGCGGTCGCCTGCGCGACGATAGTATCGCTATGGCTCATGTTGAATTCTCTTTTTAAGGCAAAAAAATAAGGCGGTCATGATGACCGCCTTACTATTTTAGCAAGGGTCAGGAATGCCTGACCCTGCGGGTGCGGCGATTCGTTACCGAATTACGCTTTTTTCTTGTCGCGACTGTGCAGACCACGTTTTTCCAGGCCGCGATAAATCAGCTGCTGCTGGATAATGGTCACCAGGTTACTGACGATGTAGTACAGCACCAGACCTGACGGGAACCACAAGAAGAACACGGTGAAGATGACCGGCATAAAGGTCATGATCTTCTGCTGCATCGGGTCGGTCACGGTGGTTGGCGACATCTTCTGAATGAAGAACATCGTCACGCCCATCAGGATCGGCAGGATGTAGTACGGGTCTTGTGCCGCAAGGTCATGGATCCACAGTGCGAATGGCGCATGGCGCAGCTCTACTGAGCCCATCAGCATGTAGTACAGGGCCAGGAAGATTGGCATCTGGATAACCAGAGGCAGACAGCCGCCCAGCGGGTTAACCTTCTCAGCTTTGTACAGCGCCATCATCTCCTGGCTCATACGCTGCTTGTCATCACCTAAACGCTCACGCATTGCCTGAATCTTCGGCTGCAACATGCGCATTTTGGCCATCGAGGTGTACTGCGCTTTAGTCAGCGGGTACATGATGCCACGTACGATGAAGGTGATAACGATAATGGAGAAGCCCCAGTTACCGATAAAGGAGTGCAGGAATTTCAGCAATTTAAACAGCGGCTGAGAGATAAACCACAGCCAGCCGTAATCTA carries:
- a CDS encoding IS1-like element transposase — its product is MSTGNVVCPRCNENSRIRRNGRSTSGMQRYRCQLCLKTFQLDFYYLGSCPDVRQTILEMTKGGSEYKDTARTLGISLKTVIRQLKNSRYKVN
- the yieH gene encoding 6-phosphogluconate phosphatase, coding for MSVECIFFDCDGTLVDSEMLCTQAYVNTFAQFGATLSLQEMFEKYKGVKLYDIISDVSAQYQLSIPVEILEPAYRKEVARLFDLELKPIAGAKALLEQITVPACVVSNGTVPKMQHSLGLTGMLSFFGEHLYSGYDIGRWKPDPELMYHAARQMNVPIERCILIDDSEAGAKAGIAAGIPVFYYCADEHNPAIDHPLVTVFNDMAQLPALWQKKGWQLTR
- a CDS encoding NCS2 family permease; the encoded protein is MTKHGLLQRIFKLEEHGTTVRTEVIAGFTTFLTMVYIVFVNPQILGEAHMDTQAVFVTTCLIAAFGSILMGLVANLPVALAPAMGLNAFFAFVVVGAMGISWQIGMGAIFWGAVGLLLLTIFRVRYWMIANIPLSLRVGITAGIGLFIAMMGLKNAGIIVANEATLVSVGNLTSHSVLLGALGFFIIAILASRNIHAAVLVSIVVTTGIGLAIGDVKFTGIFSTPPSVAPVLGQVNLKDSLNIGMAGIIFSFMLVNLFDSSGTLIGVTDKAGLADENGKFPRMKQALYVDSISSVAGSFIGTSSVTAYIESSSGVSVGGRTGLMAVVTGLLFLLVMFLSPLAGMVPAYAAAGALIYVGVLMTSSLARVKWDDLTEAVPAFVTAAMMPFSFSITEGIALGFIAYCVMKLGTGRWREISPCVVVVALLFVLKIAFVDGH
- a CDS encoding 4'-phosphopantetheinyl transferase family protein, with amino-acid sequence MASHFARWALAQTKTPTHRLPQQIVDQAYGFSDKRRVRFLAARSLLAELMCRVYGIPVLPEMIISASGRPRFSDPDLPDFNFAYAGNMVGVVLAEEGGRAGLDMEIVRAHSRQTIEHYFECLSSGEKAWINAQNDAIEASTQLWTLRQSILKLTGEGHEARDSLRLHPASGRLRSTTCPQIQALCDVESLLVWSCALSPGTEKLSLWEYIGGTDWKSLGDFNVYAHNLGQRTLRLTSLPVEKQLHHV
- the mnmE gene encoding tRNA uridine-5-carboxymethylaminomethyl(34) synthesis GTPase MnmE, which encodes MSHSDTIVAQATAPGRGGVGILRISGSKAADVAQLVLGKVPKPRYADYLPFRDADGSTLDQGIALWFPGPNSFTGEDVLELQGHGGPVILDLLLKRIVAQPGLRIANPGEFSERAFLNDKLDLAQAEAIADLIDASSEQAARSAVNSLQGVFSARVNHLVEALTHLRIYVEAAIDFPDEEIDFLSDGKIEAQLHEVISDLEEVRAEARQGSLLREGMKVVIAGRPNAGKSSLLNALAGREAAIVTDIAGTTRDVLREHIHLDGMPLHIIDTAGLRDASDEVERIGIERAWNEIEKADRVLFMVDGTTTGATEPAEIWPDFIARLPATLPITVVRNKADMTGEELGIEEVNGHSLIRLSARTGEGIDALRDHLKQSMGFSGNMEGGFLARRRHLLALELAATHLQQGKEQLLGAWAGELLAEELRLAQQALSEITGEFSSDDLLGRIFSSFCIGK